In Treponema rectale, a single genomic region encodes these proteins:
- the rpmG gene encoding 50S ribosomal protein L33, whose product MASKKKTAVEIIALQCTECKRKNYTTYKNRKNITGKLEKAKYCPFCRKSILHKETKAK is encoded by the coding sequence ATGGCAAGCAAGAAAAAGACAGCCGTAGAAATTATCGCTTTGCAGTGCACAGAGTGCAAAAGAAAGAATTATACAACATACAAAAACCGTAAGAATATTACAGGTAAACTTGAAAAGGCAAAGTATTGTCCTTTCTGCCGTAAGTCAATTCTTCATAAAGAAACAAAGGCAAAATAA
- the epsC gene encoding serine O-acetyltransferase EpsC: MAEIDVFVSNILDSYKKYGGINLDETKIFPNRQNVIDVLHDIQTLIFPGYRTAEEIDDETLRFVTGERVNRIISTLSREIKKALYFSLQDDKVENSYCFSLAERTALALIEEIPELRRKIGLDVQAAYAGDPAAKSTEDVIVSYPGLEAIVVYRIAHFLCSNGVPVIPRIMSEHAHSRTGIDINPAAVIGESFFIDHGTGVVIGESCNIGNNVKIYQGVTLGALSVKKELMNKKRHPTICDNVTIYANATILGGETVIGEGCVIGGNTWVTKSVPAGTTIVQTCYGS, translated from the coding sequence ATGGCAGAAATTGATGTATTTGTATCAAATATTTTGGATTCTTACAAAAAATACGGTGGAATCAATCTTGATGAAACTAAGATTTTTCCTAACCGGCAGAATGTAATAGATGTTCTTCATGATATTCAGACTTTGATTTTTCCAGGATACCGCACTGCCGAAGAAATTGATGATGAAACCCTTCGTTTTGTTACGGGAGAAAGGGTTAACCGTATTATTTCAACTCTTTCCCGGGAAATAAAAAAAGCACTTTATTTTTCACTTCAGGATGATAAAGTTGAAAATTCGTACTGTTTCAGTCTTGCAGAGAGGACGGCCCTTGCCCTTATAGAAGAAATTCCGGAACTCCGCAGAAAAATCGGTCTTGATGTACAGGCTGCCTATGCAGGAGATCCGGCTGCAAAGTCTACGGAAGATGTTATTGTAAGTTATCCGGGGCTTGAAGCAATAGTTGTTTATAGAATAGCACATTTTCTCTGCTCCAACGGGGTTCCTGTAATTCCGCGTATTATGAGTGAACATGCCCACAGCCGGACCGGTATAGATATAAATCCTGCTGCAGTAATCGGTGAAAGTTTTTTCATAGACCATGGTACCGGTGTTGTAATAGGTGAATCCTGCAATATCGGAAATAATGTAAAGATTTATCAGGGTGTTACTCTGGGCGCTTTAAGCGTAAAAAAGGAACTGATGAATAAAAAAAGGCATCCGACAATCTGCGATAATGTTACGATTTACGCAAATGCAACTATTTTAGGCGGAGAAACTGTTATTGGAGAAGGCTGTGTTATTGGTGGAAATACCTGGGTTACAAAATCTGTTCCTGCTGGTACGACAATAGTCCAGACCTGTTATGGAAGCTGA
- the radA gene encoding DNA repair protein RadA translates to MAKKKGSVVYKCSGCGYTQPGWLGRCPECGEWNTMEECIVDPNAASPLVHQDGTSVKVKPVPMKTVALEDSARYSTGNSEFDRVLGGGAVKRSAVLIGGEPGIGKSTLLIQTSAAFLADNPKSRVLYVSGEESASQIKARAVRLNLNVDDVEILCTLRLEDVLDALDSLNPSLVIIDSIQTVYSVQAGIVPGTVSQLKYCANELISWVKERDSVLIMTAHVTKEGVIAGPKSLEHMVDTVLSFERSSDEVRFLRAQKNRFGSVDELGIFMMESDGLKIVSDPASLFITMRQDGTPAGIACVPVFEGSRVFVVEIQALTVPAKASLNRVYSEKIDSQKVSRIAAVLEKRAGIKFSDQDIYVNVAGGVRLSESAIDAALAAALYSARVDLPLPEKSLILGELSLAGEIRPVSRLKQRIKTGRELGYSTIICPEKENGVKAVTDIKSLLATLFK, encoded by the coding sequence ATGGCAAAGAAAAAAGGTTCCGTCGTTTATAAATGTTCCGGCTGCGGTTATACTCAGCCAGGCTGGCTTGGCCGCTGTCCTGAATGCGGTGAGTGGAATACAATGGAAGAATGCATTGTTGATCCCAATGCAGCTTCTCCTCTTGTGCATCAGGACGGAACTTCCGTAAAGGTAAAACCTGTTCCTATGAAAACTGTGGCTCTGGAAGACAGTGCCAGGTATTCTACCGGCAACAGCGAGTTTGACCGTGTGTTAGGCGGCGGTGCCGTAAAAAGAAGTGCCGTTCTTATCGGCGGTGAACCGGGAATAGGCAAGTCGACGCTTTTAATTCAGACATCAGCAGCCTTCCTTGCAGATAATCCTAAAAGCCGGGTGCTTTATGTATCCGGTGAGGAGTCAGCATCTCAGATTAAAGCCAGGGCTGTAAGACTTAACCTTAACGTAGACGATGTGGAAATATTGTGTACTCTGCGTCTGGAAGATGTGCTGGATGCCCTGGATTCCTTAAATCCTTCTCTTGTCATCATAGATTCGATTCAGACAGTTTACTCAGTGCAGGCCGGCATAGTACCGGGAACCGTAAGTCAGCTTAAATATTGTGCAAATGAACTTATAAGTTGGGTAAAGGAAAGAGACAGTGTCCTGATAATGACTGCTCACGTTACAAAAGAGGGTGTGATTGCAGGTCCTAAGAGTCTTGAGCACATGGTAGATACAGTTTTAAGTTTTGAGCGCAGTTCAGATGAAGTAAGGTTTCTCCGGGCTCAGAAAAACCGTTTTGGATCTGTGGATGAACTTGGAATTTTCATGATGGAAAGTGACGGCTTAAAAATCGTAAGCGATCCTGCCTCCCTTTTTATAACAATGCGTCAGGATGGAACGCCGGCAGGAATTGCCTGTGTGCCGGTTTTTGAGGGAAGCAGGGTGTTCGTTGTAGAAATTCAGGCGCTTACTGTACCTGCAAAAGCTTCCCTTAACCGCGTTTATTCAGAAAAAATAGATTCGCAGAAAGTAAGCAGGATTGCAGCCGTTCTTGAAAAACGGGCGGGTATAAAATTCAGCGATCAGGATATTTATGTAAATGTAGCCGGTGGAGTCAGGCTGTCTGAAAGTGCAATAGATGCCGCTCTTGCCGCTGCATTGTATTCCGCAAGGGTAGACCTGCCTCTGCCGGAAAAGTCGCTTATTCTTGGAGAACTTAGCCTTGCCGGAGAAATACGTCCTGTGTCCCGGCTGAAGCAGCGTATAAAAACGGGAAGGGAACTGGGGTATTCGACAATAATCTGTCCTGAAAAAGAAAATGGCGTTAAGGCAGTTACGGATATAAAATCCCTGCTTGCAACTCTGTTTAAATAG
- a CDS encoding TraB/GumN family protein has protein sequence MNTATQKFLTFGDRQIILVGTAHVSAESIEEVKAAVRENNPDNVAIELDEKRLASIEDPDSWRKMDIVQVLKNKMGFLMLANIILAGYQKRMGEGTGVKPGEEMAAAIHAAKEAGIPQTMVDRPIGVTLKRAWSKNSLWGKCKLLATLLGTAFVSDDEDATPEKIEELKKNNEMDSLMKELSGYLPVVKEVLIDERDRYLASKIWECKGNRVLAVLGAGHLPGVQACLEKLAEGKISSDCSDIDSAPKKTAAAKISMWFIPLLIIALIAAGFYFGGKSKGWDMLSAWVIWNGALAGIGAAVALAHPLVILISIIGAPVTSLCPFVGIGLVAGLLQAVLKKPAVLDMENLQQDASSVRGFYKNRILRVLLVFFLSSLGSSIGTFAAGASLVASVTTFFNKIVSWIKGIF, from the coding sequence ATGAATACGGCAACTCAAAAGTTTCTTACTTTTGGAGACAGACAGATAATTCTTGTGGGAACTGCCCATGTATCTGCAGAAAGTATTGAAGAAGTAAAGGCTGCCGTAAGGGAAAATAACCCTGATAATGTAGCCATTGAGCTTGATGAAAAGCGTCTTGCGTCTATTGAAGATCCTGACAGCTGGCGTAAGATGGATATAGTTCAGGTACTTAAAAACAAAATGGGATTCCTCATGCTTGCAAATATAATTCTTGCAGGCTATCAGAAACGCATGGGAGAAGGAACCGGTGTAAAGCCTGGAGAAGAAATGGCAGCAGCCATTCATGCAGCAAAGGAAGCCGGAATTCCCCAGACAATGGTTGACCGTCCTATTGGAGTTACATTAAAGCGTGCCTGGTCAAAAAATTCTCTCTGGGGTAAATGCAAGCTACTGGCAACGCTTTTAGGAACGGCATTTGTCAGTGATGATGAGGATGCTACTCCGGAAAAAATCGAAGAACTTAAGAAAAACAATGAAATGGATTCTCTGATGAAGGAACTTTCAGGGTATCTTCCGGTTGTAAAGGAAGTACTTATTGATGAAAGAGACCGTTATCTTGCTTCAAAAATATGGGAATGCAAAGGAAACCGGGTTCTTGCAGTATTAGGTGCAGGTCATCTTCCCGGCGTGCAGGCCTGTCTTGAAAAACTTGCAGAAGGTAAAATATCTTCTGACTGTTCTGATATAGATTCGGCTCCTAAAAAAACAGCAGCTGCTAAAATATCAATGTGGTTTATTCCACTTCTTATAATTGCCCTGATCGCTGCAGGTTTTTATTTTGGCGGAAAAAGTAAAGGCTGGGATATGCTCAGTGCGTGGGTAATATGGAACGGGGCTCTTGCAGGAATCGGAGCTGCCGTTGCTCTTGCACATCCGCTTGTAATATTGATTTCGATAATAGGTGCTCCAGTTACGTCTTTGTGTCCGTTTGTAGGAATTGGTCTTGTTGCGGGGCTTCTTCAGGCTGTACTGAAAAAACCTGCAGTGCTTGATATGGAAAATCTTCAGCAGGATGCCTCTTCTGTAAGGGGCTTTTATAAAAACAGAATTCTCCGCGTACTTCTGGTATTCTTTTTATCTTCTCTTGGAAGTTCAATAGGAACTTTTGCGGCGGGAGCTTCTCTTGTTGCATCCGTTACAACTTTCTTTAATAAAATTGTTTCTTGGATAAAGGGAATTTTTTAA
- a CDS encoding tetratricopeptide repeat protein: MKKFLSAISIFTAAVTLTVSCGSTQQESGQPAEDRAEEVVSVENGVFSKEEFIARVKNMAKSGDYSGALAEYDELSGSTKKKYASDLDMFMLKAQLLQVTGRLEDAKSQVDSLLKSYPKNEELKKMSFSIRKTLFMEKLSTELEKGSDESALALYEGLDEQLKDDFSINLIKASLLVGAGKYDDAEKECDHLDSIQEGSVDVLEIRLAIMDRKGDSKNRNAMLQKIIKKDPYNAPANIALGQSSAIKKQYGSAKQYYLKALAKEPQNEDALFGLGQMEYYLENDAASERNLNKLLEINPQNSMAYSYLGKIAYANDKYLIALNYVQKALEIEPDNYDYNLDCGMYQRYMGRFSDAEKSWTKCIELQPDYFLAYVYRAGIYDEQDKLDKALEDYRMCVKLNPDYYYAYESIGVLELHNKNWKAAGEAFFEARKRNLNNISYPLLVTYCYYKLGDKKQAKKYSNDILRKMGNINSIDYKMLRVYHDENGYQNLPQQVAGISNLNDRAKMYFYIGLLYDMFGSKSAANEYYAKVLELNSPMFFEYRLAEWAVKEAPADE, encoded by the coding sequence ATGAAAAAGTTTTTAAGTGCCATAAGTATTTTTACAGCTGCAGTTACGCTTACAGTATCATGCGGTTCGACACAGCAGGAATCCGGTCAGCCGGCAGAGGACAGGGCAGAAGAGGTGGTTTCTGTAGAAAATGGTGTTTTTTCCAAAGAAGAATTTATTGCCCGTGTAAAGAACATGGCAAAATCCGGTGATTACAGCGGTGCACTTGCTGAATATGATGAACTTTCGGGCAGTACAAAGAAAAAGTATGCCTCTGATCTGGATATGTTCATGCTTAAGGCACAGCTTCTTCAGGTTACGGGCAGGCTTGAAGATGCTAAAAGTCAGGTTGATTCACTGTTAAAGAGTTATCCGAAGAATGAAGAACTTAAGAAAATGTCTTTTTCAATCCGCAAGACGCTGTTTATGGAAAAACTCAGTACGGAACTGGAAAAAGGCAGTGACGAAAGTGCCCTTGCGCTTTATGAAGGTCTTGATGAGCAGCTTAAGGACGACTTCAGTATAAATCTCATAAAGGCTTCGCTTCTTGTGGGTGCAGGAAAATACGATGATGCCGAAAAGGAATGTGATCATCTTGATTCAATACAGGAAGGTTCGGTAGATGTTCTTGAGATCCGCCTTGCAATAATGGACAGAAAAGGGGATTCAAAAAACCGCAATGCAATGCTTCAGAAGATAATAAAGAAAGATCCTTATAATGCCCCTGCAAATATTGCCCTCGGACAGTCCAGTGCCATAAAAAAGCAGTACGGCTCTGCAAAACAGTATTATCTGAAAGCCCTTGCAAAGGAACCTCAGAACGAGGACGCACTTTTTGGTCTGGGACAGATGGAATACTATCTTGAGAATGATGCTGCTTCAGAAAGAAATCTGAACAAGCTTCTTGAAATTAATCCTCAGAATTCCATGGCATACTCTTATCTTGGAAAAATTGCCTATGCAAATGATAAGTACCTTATAGCCCTGAATTATGTACAGAAGGCTCTCGAAATAGAGCCGGATAATTATGACTATAATCTTGACTGCGGAATGTATCAGCGTTATATGGGTCGTTTCAGTGATGCAGAAAAATCCTGGACAAAATGTATAGAACTTCAGCCGGATTATTTTCTTGCTTACGTTTACCGTGCCGGAATCTATGATGAACAGGACAAGCTGGATAAAGCCCTGGAAGATTACCGCATGTGCGTAAAACTTAATCCTGATTATTATTATGCTTACGAAAGCATAGGAGTTCTTGAACTTCATAATAAGAACTGGAAGGCTGCAGGGGAAGCTTTTTTTGAAGCCCGCAAACGCAATTTAAATAATATTTCGTATCCGCTTCTTGTTACTTACTGCTATTACAAGCTTGGTGATAAAAAACAGGCTAAAAAATATTCAAATGACATTCTCAGAAAAATGGGAAACATAAACAGTATTGACTATAAGATGCTGCGTGTTTATCACGACGAAAACGGCTATCAGAATCTTCCTCAGCAGGTTGCAGGAATTTCTAATCTGAATGACAGGGCAAAGATGTATTTTTACATAGGACTGCTTTATGATATGTTCGGTTCAAAATCCGCAGCAAACGAGTATTATGCAAAAGTCCTTGAATTAAACAGCCCTATGTTTTTTGAATACAGGCTTGCAGAATGGGCTGTAAAAGAAGCCCCGGCAGATGAATGA
- a CDS encoding MGH1-like glycoside hydrolase domain-containing protein: MNKRDFPKIHFYDQDFVDIYDKSWNWLSDFWLDPASDEISPDGYFVYPTKNQLVLDQFESIFSSFFLVYSNRNYPANKNIDYFYEHQEENGAIRWKYDLKTSKPITTKQNPEGVGLPLFAWAEFNLYHKSANKRRIKEIMPVLQKYMDWLDRTFKQQNGLYAVPHEASTMFNSPRKGCVYPVDFNSCVAINAAHMSALGDILNDKDISFQYKRMYFSLKTRINGLMWDSETGFYHDLDKNEQRLPQKTVAGFWPLLAELPNADRADTLIAHLTNPKTFGTDHPFPTLSADSPDFKESGEGYKGSVIPPINFMIIKGLEKYQQYGFARECAIRHLYYILEGLSPADSKKKGDLYEGYLPCKEGAAVCKTDSAFPRARFMHYVGLSTIALMIENVIGLNISLPRKTVDWIIPNLEIMGIEKLSLKRNLVTILSNKTSRGWEIQMESEKLYYFTINILDQKKKTLPIPSGKCSMLIDKL; encoded by the coding sequence GTGAACAAGAGAGATTTTCCGAAGATCCATTTTTATGACCAGGACTTTGTAGATATATACGATAAATCTTGGAACTGGCTTTCGGACTTTTGGCTGGATCCGGCCAGCGATGAGATTTCACCGGACGGCTATTTTGTATATCCTACAAAAAATCAGCTTGTTCTTGATCAGTTTGAATCAATTTTCTCTTCATTCTTCCTTGTTTATTCAAACAGAAACTACCCTGCAAACAAAAATATTGATTATTTCTATGAACACCAGGAAGAAAACGGAGCAATCCGCTGGAAGTACGACCTTAAGACATCAAAACCTATTACTACTAAACAGAACCCGGAAGGAGTAGGACTTCCACTTTTTGCATGGGCAGAATTTAATCTGTATCACAAGAGTGCAAACAAAAGACGCATCAAGGAAATCATGCCTGTCCTTCAGAAATATATGGACTGGCTTGACCGCACTTTCAAACAGCAGAACGGACTTTATGCAGTTCCTCATGAAGCTTCTACAATGTTCAACTCCCCGAGAAAAGGCTGCGTTTATCCGGTTGATTTCAACAGCTGTGTCGCAATAAATGCCGCACACATGTCTGCTTTAGGTGATATTCTCAATGATAAAGACATCAGTTTCCAGTACAAAAGGATGTATTTCAGCCTGAAAACCCGCATCAACGGTCTTATGTGGGATTCTGAAACAGGCTTCTATCATGACCTTGATAAAAATGAACAGCGGCTTCCTCAGAAAACTGTTGCAGGATTCTGGCCGCTTCTTGCAGAACTTCCGAATGCAGACAGGGCAGACACTCTTATAGCACATCTTACAAATCCTAAAACTTTCGGTACGGATCATCCGTTCCCTACCCTCAGTGCAGACAGCCCGGACTTTAAGGAATCTGGAGAAGGATACAAAGGCTCAGTTATTCCTCCTATAAACTTTATGATTATAAAGGGGCTTGAAAAATACCAGCAGTATGGCTTTGCACGTGAATGTGCAATACGTCACCTGTATTACATTCTTGAAGGCCTCAGTCCTGCTGATTCAAAGAAAAAAGGCGACCTTTACGAAGGTTATCTTCCGTGCAAGGAAGGTGCTGCCGTATGTAAAACAGACAGTGCTTTCCCGAGAGCCAGGTTCATGCATTATGTAGGTCTTTCTACAATTGCACTTATGATTGAAAACGTTATAGGTCTTAATATCAGTCTTCCACGCAAAACGGTTGACTGGATTATTCCTAACCTTGAAATTATGGGTATAGAAAAACTTTCTCTTAAACGGAATCTTGTTACAATTCTCAGTAACAAAACTTCCCGCGGATGGGAAATTCAGATGGAAAGTGAAAAGCTTTACTACTTTACGATTAACATTCTTGATCAGAAAAAGAAAACGCTTCCTATTCCGTCCGGAAAGTGTTCCATGCTCATCGATAAACTCTAG
- a CDS encoding HD domain-containing protein: MNALRAVIEIGSTGIRLLVAEITSDNKRNILDRSEQLVNLGRDVFTTGSISSQTLHACIRILSRYVEQLNGWGLKPEDATVIGTSAVREADNRDPFLDRIKIKTGFTVKVIDGIEENRLMYIAVTECLKDESPSMQKNDSIILEIAGGATEMMLMENGRMAAAHSMRLGTVIIEQKIHALSGNIDDAKRFIGEFILNTRNNLNIEMNLAKVKRFIAVGGDMKLAAIFAGKPVSPFMWEIQREDFNNFVNEVQHYTPEECVARFKINYNETSIFQISLTAYNLFVQLTNVSSVFVPDISIREGVIISSTNHVDETLQAEFNSQIFASASSLLKKYQGDERHAEFVKNVSLKIYDALQEENGLEAQDRILLEVSAILHDIGMFIQADNHNLHGKYIINNSEIFGLSREEKAIVAFITCFHKGKIQVSENQEFRLLSRSTRMSILKLSAILRLADALDRSHSQKLSDFTIHFAQDSITFRIKGHHNLTLEKLAVEEKCDLFENVFGYKVVLV; this comes from the coding sequence ATGAATGCATTACGGGCAGTTATAGAAATTGGCTCTACCGGCATTCGTCTGTTAGTAGCCGAAATCACCAGTGACAACAAACGCAATATTCTCGACAGAAGCGAACAGCTTGTAAACCTTGGAAGGGATGTATTTACAACAGGTTCCATTTCAAGCCAGACTCTTCATGCCTGCATACGTATTTTAAGCCGTTACGTAGAGCAGCTTAACGGATGGGGACTGAAACCTGAAGATGCAACTGTTATCGGAACCAGTGCCGTCAGGGAAGCTGACAACAGGGATCCTTTTCTTGACAGAATCAAAATAAAAACCGGCTTTACCGTAAAAGTAATCGACGGAATTGAAGAAAACCGCCTCATGTACATTGCAGTTACGGAATGTCTTAAAGATGAAAGCCCTTCTATGCAGAAAAACGATTCCATAATTCTGGAAATAGCCGGTGGAGCAACAGAAATGATGCTCATGGAAAACGGACGCATGGCTGCCGCTCACAGCATGAGGCTTGGAACCGTAATCATTGAACAGAAAATCCATGCACTGTCAGGTAATATTGATGATGCAAAACGGTTCATCGGAGAATTTATCCTCAACACCCGCAACAACCTCAACATAGAAATGAATCTTGCAAAAGTAAAGCGTTTTATTGCAGTAGGCGGAGACATGAAACTTGCAGCAATATTTGCAGGAAAACCGGTTTCTCCTTTTATGTGGGAAATTCAGCGGGAAGACTTCAATAATTTTGTAAACGAAGTTCAGCACTACACTCCTGAAGAATGCGTTGCCCGCTTTAAAATCAACTACAATGAAACTTCAATTTTTCAGATCTCACTGACTGCTTACAATCTTTTTGTTCAGCTCACAAACGTTTCTTCTGTTTTTGTTCCTGATATTTCCATCAGGGAAGGCGTAATAATCAGTTCCACAAATCATGTGGATGAGACCCTTCAGGCAGAATTTAATTCTCAGATTTTTGCAAGTGCTTCCTCTCTTTTGAAAAAATATCAGGGAGATGAACGACATGCAGAATTCGTAAAGAATGTTTCACTTAAAATATACGATGCCCTGCAGGAAGAAAACGGGCTTGAAGCACAGGACAGGATTCTGCTTGAGGTAAGCGCAATCCTTCATGATATAGGAATGTTTATTCAGGCAGACAATCATAACCTTCACGGAAAATACATAATAAACAACTCTGAAATTTTCGGACTTAGCCGTGAAGAAAAAGCAATAGTTGCCTTCATTACCTGTTTTCATAAGGGAAAAATTCAGGTCAGCGAAAATCAGGAATTCAGACTGCTGTCCCGCTCAACACGAATGTCCATTCTTAAACTTTCGGCAATATTAAGGCTTGCCGATGCTTTGGACAGAAGCCACAGCCAGAAACTCAGCGATTTTACGATTCACTTTGCACAGGACAGCATTACATTCAGAATAAAAGGACACCACAACCTTACCCTCGAAAAGCTTGCCGTAGAAGAAAAATGTGATTTATTTGAAAACGTATTCGGATACAAGGTCGTACTGGTATGA
- the ppk1 gene encoding polyphosphate kinase 1 — protein MKKKSETNYKYFNRELSWVEFNYRVLLESAKKDLPLFERLKFISIASSNFNEFFQVRIASLKQALKSNPRVTDSNGYNPGVILKKLSTRIHQVVRQAYDILYTEILPECEENRIFYIRPDKYTPAQKSFTEHLFRHDIFPLLTPLRTDGDSFPQPVNLKLHAAFLLKPMENVHHLQNALTANTQTEIAALVPLPAGLERIVWLPSSDGSKQFTTLDDIITCYGKELFSGFSVTETMVFKITRDADFSVNEDDSRNFIQAMQEVLEKRQSSFAVNMVCTTTSEKLLKLIKEKLFLTDDDIYQVPALIDPSTLLGILDIEDSQKFLWPEWKHFNSPDLPKDETCWNTLRQHDVLLHVPYESFDSVKKFIKDACEDPNVLAIKMTLYRTGTGSEIVKSLIHAAKNGKQVTAFVELKARFDEKTNISWAAELEKAGAIVIYGVVNLKVHAKICLVTRKESDGLRQYVHLSTGNYNAKTARLYQDFSLFTANHDISRDATFFFNVISGYSALQTMHHLYMAPVTLKSRLIELIEREISLSTKERPGLIIAKMNSLCHKEIIDALYRASCAGVQIKLNVRGICTLVPGIPGLSENITVVSIIDRYLEHSRVFYFQNDGEEELFLSSADWMDRNLDRRIELMFPITDRNIFKTVKDTLNLYFQDNTHSHTLQKDGTWKSNAPAKKEQSVRVQEVIYKKYKKRNDSSKNIPASEFSVRRNN, from the coding sequence ATGAAAAAAAAGTCGGAAACAAACTATAAATATTTTAACAGGGAACTCAGCTGGGTAGAATTCAATTACAGGGTTCTGCTGGAATCTGCAAAAAAAGATCTTCCTCTTTTTGAACGGCTCAAATTCATATCCATCGCTTCTTCAAATTTCAATGAATTTTTTCAGGTACGTATTGCTTCCCTAAAGCAGGCCCTGAAATCAAATCCCCGGGTTACAGATTCAAACGGATATAATCCAGGAGTAATATTAAAAAAACTCAGCACAAGAATTCATCAGGTTGTTCGACAGGCCTATGATATTCTCTATACGGAAATTCTTCCGGAATGCGAAGAAAACAGAATTTTCTACATCAGGCCTGACAAGTATACCCCGGCTCAAAAATCTTTTACCGAACATCTTTTCAGACACGATATATTCCCGCTGCTTACACCTTTAAGAACAGACGGCGACTCTTTTCCTCAGCCTGTAAACCTTAAACTTCACGCTGCTTTTCTGTTAAAGCCTATGGAAAACGTTCATCATCTTCAGAACGCTTTGACGGCAAATACACAAACTGAAATCGCAGCCCTTGTTCCTCTGCCTGCAGGACTTGAACGTATAGTATGGCTTCCTTCTTCCGACGGATCAAAGCAGTTTACGACTCTGGATGATATAATTACCTGTTACGGAAAGGAACTGTTCTCTGGTTTTAGTGTAACGGAAACAATGGTTTTTAAAATCACGAGGGACGCCGACTTTTCTGTTAACGAAGACGACTCCCGGAATTTTATTCAGGCAATGCAGGAAGTACTGGAAAAACGGCAGTCTTCTTTTGCCGTAAACATGGTCTGTACGACAACCAGTGAAAAACTGCTTAAACTCATAAAAGAAAAACTTTTTTTGACGGACGATGACATCTATCAGGTACCTGCCCTCATAGACCCTTCAACATTACTTGGAATTCTTGATATAGAAGATTCCCAGAAATTTCTCTGGCCGGAATGGAAACATTTTAATTCTCCGGATCTTCCTAAAGATGAAACCTGCTGGAATACCCTCAGGCAGCATGATGTACTGCTTCATGTTCCTTACGAAAGTTTTGATTCCGTAAAAAAATTCATAAAAGACGCCTGTGAAGACCCGAATGTTCTTGCCATAAAAATGACGCTTTACAGAACCGGTACTGGCAGTGAAATTGTAAAATCCCTTATTCACGCTGCAAAAAACGGAAAGCAGGTTACAGCCTTTGTAGAACTTAAAGCCCGCTTCGATGAAAAAACAAACATATCCTGGGCTGCAGAACTTGAAAAAGCAGGAGCAATAGTTATTTACGGAGTTGTAAACCTTAAAGTTCATGCAAAAATATGTCTCGTTACAAGAAAAGAAAGTGACGGTTTAAGGCAGTATGTTCACCTCAGCACAGGTAATTACAATGCAAAGACAGCCCGCCTTTATCAGGACTTTTCGCTCTTTACCGCAAACCATGATATTTCAAGAGATGCAACTTTCTTCTTTAACGTTATTTCAGGATACAGTGCCCTGCAGACAATGCATCATCTTTATATGGCTCCAGTTACACTGAAATCTAGACTGATAGAACTTATTGAAAGGGAAATCAGTTTAAGTACAAAGGAACGCCCCGGACTTATCATTGCAAAAATGAACAGCCTCTGTCACAAAGAAATAATAGACGCTCTTTACCGTGCAAGCTGTGCAGGAGTTCAGATAAAACTTAATGTAAGGGGAATCTGCACTCTCGTACCCGGCATTCCGGGTCTGAGCGAAAACATAACTGTTGTAAGTATAATAGACAGATATCTGGAACACAGCCGGGTTTTCTATTTTCAGAATGACGGAGAAGAAGAACTGTTTTTAAGCAGTGCTGACTGGATGGACAGAAACCTTGACCGCCGTATTGAATTAATGTTCCCGATAACAGACAGAAATATTTTTAAAACTGTTAAAGACACTCTCAATCTTTACTTTCAGGATAATACCCACTCCCACACTCTTCAGAAAGATGGAACCTGGAAATCAAATGCACCTGCAAAAAAAGAACAGAGCGTCCGCGTACAGGAAGTCATTTATAAAAAATACAAAAAAAGAAATGACTCATCAAAAAACATTCCTGCTTCTGAATTTTCTGTACGCAGAAACAACTAG